The sequence ATAAACGGTGAATGATAGGATGATACGAGAATTGTAGCAATCGGAAAAAATAACTATCCGCTAAGAATTGACGGCGCAAAGCGAGGGGAGGCTCAACACACTCTACCTGCATAGCCTTGATTGGGCTAGACCTCATTGCACCCAAAATAATTCTTAGGGCTTTCGATTGGATTAGATCAAGTTTTTTCAATCCAGCTTTATTCCCTGGTACCAAGAGATGGGAGCCATAATCTAATATGCTTCGAACAGTAGCATTATAAATTAGTTTCAGGGAAGTAGGATGAGAACCCCACCAAACTCCCGCTAGGCATCTGAGAGTGTTAAGTCCACGTTCacattttttaactaaatattcAAAGTGTAGGTCCCCGGTTAGTTTAGAATCTAAATTAATTCCTAAAAATTTGTAGGAGGGACGGAAGGGAATATTAGAATCGTTGATCGAAACATTCAAATTAGGCAGGGCTCTTTTACGAGAAAAAACGACTGCACAGCATTTAGAAGGAGACAGGGACAGACCATTAATAGAGAGCCAGTTATTTAAAGACTGAAGTGACATGTTGATAGACTCACTGGCAGAAACtaggtttttatttgaagagtaaattaaaagatCATCTGCATATTGGAGTACTTGGCAGTCAGAAATAGACCGCTCCAGGTCATGAGTGTAAAAATTGTACAGTAGGGGGCTCAGGACAGATCCCTGTGGTAATCCGCGCCAAACCAGTCTAGAAGGGTTGATGTGAGGGTCTTTGCCCCGGAATGTAACTTGCCTTTCGGAAAGTAGGTTACCCACAAGACAGGACAGTCTCGCAGGTATTCTCAAATTACGGAGCTTTTCTCGGAGAATGGAAAGTTGAACATTGTCGTAGGCAGCCTCGACGTCCAAGAATACCGCAAGAACCGAAGCTTGTTTTGAAAAAGCTAGTCTTATATCCGTTGTGAAAATAGCCAAGCTATCAATTGTACTTTTACCTTTTCTAAAGCCATATTGAGATTTTCCTAACAATTCGTGGTTTTCAAGAAACCATTCCAATCTGTTCTTGATAAGATGCTCTAAAATCTTAGTTAGAACGGACGATAAGGCTATAGGTCGGTATGATTGTGGGTCATTTGGGTCCTTACCTGGTTTAAGAATGGGCATTATCAGTTGAGATTTCCAGGACCGAGGGGGCCGGCCCGAAAGCAAAATAGAGTTAATTAGGCCAAGGAAGTAATTAAGGAATCGGTCACCAGCTTTAGCAATAAACGAATAGGGAATACCATCATGTCCTGGGGCAGAGTCTTTTACCGCTCCCAACACATTCCTGAGCTCCACAAGTGAGAACAACTGATCTAGGGGGTCAGATGAATGGTTATTCAGCAAACCTATAGTGGAGTCAAGAACCCCAGGAACATATGGAGGAGCTATTTTGGTTAGAAAAGATTCAGCCCATTGTAAAGAATTTGGGTAAGGGCATTTACAAGGGTTATATGATCTTCTAAATTTTCTGATATTATTCCAAACAATTGTATCCGGGGTAGAGGGACTTAAAGAGGAACAGAATGATTTCCACCCTTCAGACTTCTTATTCTTAAGCAAGATTTTGGTATCCGACATGGTTTTTTTCAGTGAATCAAAATTCTCATTTGACATATTTACAGCATACTCCCGCTCTGCTCTTTTTCTAGCCCTGATAGCCTTAGAGCAGTCACTGTCCCACCACGGGGGAGAAGCCAGTTTGCCAACAACTGTGTTTTTAAGGGGAAAGACCTTATCCGCAGACGACTTAATGGCTGCAATTAAGGCGTCGGAACAAAGCTCTATAGAGTGTGGAGTGATGGGAGGAAGATGTAACGTCTCATACTCTAGACGTTTTTTGTAACTATCCCAGTCGGCGTtgttgatattatatattagaaGGGGATAGGTTATTGAGGGTCTTTTAGAGGAACCAAAAGGAAGACACAGTAAAATAGGGAAATGATCGCTTCCATAAGTGCTGTCCAGGACTTCCCAGGAAATTCGAGATGCAAGAGAAGGAGAGCAAAGGGATAAGTCAACTGCACTAGCTGATTGATTAGGCAGAGAGCGTCGGGTGGGTGAACCCGAGTTTAGTAGGCATAAGTTGCATTTGTCCAATATATCTAGTAGAAACTGTTCTCCTAGAGCGTCATCTTTTTTCTCACAACCCCATAAAGCATGGTGGATATTAAAATCCCCAAGAACAATAATAGGATGGGGGAGGGGTTCTATTAACTTCCTAAGAGACTTTAGGATGTTAGAAGAAGGATCAGGAATATAAAGGGATAAAAATGTAATGCCTTCCACACGAGCACAAGCTGCGTGGAAATTAGGACTATTATTAGGCAGTGAAATAGGTAAGTAGGAAATATGGTCTCTAATGAAAAGGGCACTTCCAGCACAGCCATCAGCCCGGCAATCCATTAGAGAACAGTAACTGGGGATTTTGAAATTGGAGTTTTGCTTTAGCCATATTTCTGATATGGCCAAGATAGCTGGATTGTATTTATTGATAAGGTAAAGTAACtcttgttttttattgttgatACTGCGACTGTTCCACTGAAGTATTACTTGATCCATTATGCTTTAACAGAGATGAAATAAAAGGCGCTACGTGGGAAATCAAAGAAGGGTTAGCCAAAGGGCTGGCGGGAGAAAAAATTTTTACGAAGGAAGAAATCAACTTTATAATTTCTGAAACTATGAATTGTTCCTTAGGGGGTGGTTGATTAGGGAAGACCGGTCTGGATTCGACAACCGGGGCCCTTGTCAAagcatcatgagctcttttatcaTACCCTTTTTCGAGGTGAGGAGGCGTGCGGGGTTGACGGAAAATAGTTTTTCTATAAGACTGCGGTTGGGGAGAAGAAGAGCAAGAGGCCGCAACATTGGCGTAAGATTTGTGAGAGACTTTAGCATGACGATTTGAGGCTTCAATGTAGGAGATATTCTCCTCCCCCatggtttttttaatgtttgcttGTCTAACAAATTCCGGGCAAGATTTGCTGTTGGCTGTGTGACCTGCCCCCAACCCCTGAGGGCAGATACAACAGAATGGTTGAGGTTCACCATCGCCGTTACAATTGTCCCCCTGATGAGCACCTCCGCAGCGGAAGCATCTAGGGAGAGACCTACATTTATCTTTCGAATGACCATACCGGCAGCATTTGTAGCATTGGATAGTAGGGAGTTGATATTGTTCGACCACTAGAGAGTTCAGACATAAAAATACCCTCTTAGGGAGAGTTTGGCCGTCAAAAGTGACAATAACAGTTTCGGATGGAAGCCACGAGTAAGTGCCGTcttgtttggtttttttaaaattGAGGCGTCTAATTTTAATGGGGACGGGGCCTCCCGAGTTTAAGGGGACCTTAAGATTTTCGAGCACCTCCTCAGGGGACCAGTCAGCAGGAATTCCTCGCACCAGTCCCAGTCTTGAGACATTAAAAGATGGCACAAAAGCCTTGTAGTGACTGTGTGTTAAAGTGGAAGATTCTAGGAAGTGATTGGCATCTTCAGCGGAGTGGAAGCAGATTGATACCCGATTTCGCCCAATTCTTTTAACCGACCCCTCAACAATATTGGGAAATTCCCTTTTTCGCGTTTGCAGGAAACGCCCAAAGGTCACTGGGTGTAGAGTAGTTCCCGAATCTAAAGCCGCTTCTATTTTTTGAACGTATATCAAAAAAGGACCTTGATCATTGGTTGTGTATTTAGTGCGTCCAATTGGGGTAAGAGGGGAGGAAGGGGACTGAGAGGGAGTTTTATTTTCTTGCGAGTCTATTAAATGAGCCGGCGGAGTAAACACTGAAGACTGCGCCATCGATAGTTGTCCTGGCGGGATTTGACTCTCCTCTGAGCTGCAGTGGGGCTGATTAAAATCCATACTCGAAACATCCGACCATCTATCAGGGGGGCTGCCGGACCTGGAGCGGGCCCctttatctttatttgacattttgtcGTTACGATCCCTTTCATGAAGCTCCTTACGCTTCTCCCTTTCGCGCCTATGAATTCGTTCCAAAACGGGAGTAGAAGACTCAGACAGATGTGAATTCTCGAAATTCTCATGATGAGCTAAGCTAAAAGATAAAGAACGATTGGGTTCTCCATCACTCGGACGGTTTAAAGTAACGTCCTCGTTCATGAGGTGTTACTATGGTTGCCATGGGCAACCACCCTACAagataaaaaagaaaattatatcGCTTTTTATGCACTAACTAATACGTCTTACCACAAGAATTGGAATAGCAACAtataattagttaaatttagCACTTATTTCACCAGCTGGGTATAAAGATAACGCCagagatttaaaatattttaaaattcaaatcaacCGCGATCGACACTCAACTGACAACCCACGGCATCCACAGAACACTTCATTGTtgacaaaatttaaaatttcaaaaaaaaatatagtagaGAGGATACTTACCAGCCAATTTCAGCACTTTAAGGTATATCAGATCCTTGAGCCCCTCAATCTGCAGGATGCCGTTGTTGTTGAGGGCCAGAATGCGGATGTTGGTGAGGCGCGACACACTGTGCATCCGCAGCAGGAAGTTGTTGCATATTGACAACTGGAATTTTAAGTATATCGATTAAACTAACTGCGTCCAAAGCTCCCGTGGTTAAGCCAGTTGTTTCCAAAATTAAGCTATAAAAATCACTTAAATGTGAATAGGTACAGAATGTGACGGGAAgttattttcaaattgaaattgaaaaccataaaaaaattgGTATACAAGTATAGACATCCTTAAGCCTTTGCAAAAAGTTCAGGACGTAactattaaaatttattaaattaaacttgTTGCCTTTTAGCAAATCAAACAATTTTGCCAAGACAATTgaaagcattttattttattagtaagaTTCATGCAATCAGATTCTTCACGAAGATTACTGAATAAATTAACTGTGATTAAAGCCATTGTAGGATTTGTATGAATTAGCATGTGGAATGTATGCTGATATCTCTGCTGTTTTCTCTTAGTACGCGAGTGACTTACGTTTTCGACACGACTGTACGTGTCCAGGTTGTCCAGCCGTTGCAGCTCGTTCTGGTCCAGGATCAAGTTTATTATAGTTTTCCCATCATCGGATGGCGCTTTCTCTATTTTCTTCAACCCACGCCTCGACAGGTCCAATGTTTCGCTATTAGACTCCTCTGCAAACATCATAACGGTTACAGAACTATCCAAGCGAAACCATATACATTATCAATAACAAACATACCCATCGTATTGTACTTTATAgcatcttttatttatttagaaatttgatGCAGTTTTTCACAAAAATCAACATTCGTAAATTCACGTTCTGaatattaattacaattattggtTAACTGTCAACGCCCAgatatttacagtaaataatttttggtaacaataaataaatacgcttCGAATAAAGTTGCTGATATCTTAATAATACTATCAATTTcgatgtttatttaatttatcgtgTAAATACGTAACAATCAATCACAATCACAGAACACTTCATTGTTGACAAAATTTTGGAGGATAGTTTCGGAACCCATTGTTAATTTGACGTTAACGTTGTTCGAATCAAATTTTTATCGGTTTTTtccttaaataattataattattgctTGAATTAATTATTCTGAATAAGAAAGATTTCCCTTTTGaaaaatattgatttgtttCAATTAGTCTAACACAATAATTGAAGTGGAAATCacagagagaaaatatatgaaAACCGGAAGGGGCAGAAAAAACCGGTAAGCTTTATTTAACAACACTACTACGCGGCGGCGGGCTTGTTATTGAGGTTAGTGAAATTTTTACGATATTTTGTTTTTCTATGGAAATGTCAACAAATAACAAACGTTTTTTGGTCTGAATAtgacttataaataatattcaatCATTAGACACCAAGAAATtatcatcattcattcattttcagCGATAATCGTAGGGACGCGTTAGTTGACACTTTTTTCTATAAAGTTTGTTTCGCTTGATAAACTCGACAACTTTAAGGTTTCCAATTAGATTGTGGCTCTAGTTTTCCCAAATCTAATTGTAACTTAAGTCACGCTGATATAAACTGGAATTATATTAAGAATCGAGCACATTACAGCTGTCTATTTATAGCATATCACATGTAACCTCTATCTTTTAGGCGGGAGAATGGCTCTGCCCTTCAGTGCTAAGGGTCTGAGGCCCTCGCAGGTGGTCTGCGCTATAGTTTTCGTGAGGATCCTGTCCGTATTCCTGGTACAAACCTGGTATGTGCCGGACGAGTATTGGCAGACCCTGGAAGTGGCCCATAAACAGGCATTTGGGTATGGAGCACTGACATGGGAGTGGCAGAAGGGGATAAGGAGCTACCTGTATCCTAGTGTTGTGGCAGTGTTGTATACTATTTTAAAGTTTACTGGACTGGACTATCCCGAGGCTGTGGTAAGTGTTTGTTTGTTACTGATAAGACATTATTATGATTAGATTAGCAAATTGAACGCTCACcatgtatttgtattgtttattaaaaaaaaaacaattcataaaatagagaaataatgaaaaaacatttattgGAAAAAACCACATAAATTTAAAAGACATCATTTATGGTGTTTTGTGATAAATACATGCCAGTATGTGTATAAATTGGATTGTAATATATTTCTATTTCCAGGTCCTTCTACCCCGCATCCTCCAAGCATTACTAAGCTCCGCAGCAGACTACAGCTTCTACAAATGGACCGGTGGCCGCAAATGGTCGCTATTCCTGATCCTAACCTCCTGGTTCTGGTTCTACACGTCCGGCCGCACCCTGCTACAAACTGTGGAGACTGCACTGGTTGCTATAGCCTTGTCTAAGTTTCCCTTTAAAGATGGAAGATTGGGTTATTACGAGAAAGGTATATGCAtgcttttatcttttatttaattctatGACTTTCTGATTGCCTCTGATAGCCACTATGCCTTTAACCTGTCATTTACCAAGCTGTAAAAAAACACCCCTCTATCTACCCAGGCCGGAGATACTCCAGCCAGTATCAAAGCAAACTCAAAACCTTGACAGGTATATATTGGAACATTTGTATTGCTACACACAGAAACAACAGAAAGTGCTAATTAGTTGGCGTTGAGATTCATAAATTTGCAATGCAAATAAGGTTTGTCGACTTTGTTGTACAAAGCAGGGTCAGGGCCCTCAGGGCTATATCTGTTATGGGTTTAGAACACTAACAACTGAATGAATGGGTTTGCATCCTGTAGGTGTCGAGAAATTCTTGATTCttacaataaacaaattctattctattctattcttgttTAAATTCACATCACACCTCTTACTGTGGTTTACAGCATGAACTGGAATGACATACAGACTTAAGTCATAAGTGCTGTTTAGCACTATATACTTTCTAACGCCCAGTTAGTGCATGCCCCGATGAACGCGTTGCTGGTCGCTTGCCACTgagcgagctacgcgctacgatcgTAGCTGATAACATTGGAAGACCCGTATGTAGTGAAAAGTGCCTACAAACAGAAAACCCacctagcgggtcgctggcagaGAATTTGTTAACTCTCCATTGGTCAAAATTATGTCTTCGCAATAAGGCTTACGaattcactagacttatatcgaccgggatatggaccgtgattaccttttgtattgttttcgagctcccaatATTTCggcgcagttacatgcatcttgttcacgggtaactgaagaacGAACGATGCAAGTCCGCAACggatcgatataagtctagtgaaactaacagtgaatcattcaaaactgttaagcTTAGGGGTCAGGAAACGATGTTTGCGATGGTGCAAAGTTATAACAGTTACAATATTTCAGAAAACAACTCGTGGCTCTGGTTGGCCTGCGTCAGCGTGTTCCTTCGGCCGACCTCCGCGGCGCTGTGGGCCGTGCTGGGCGCCTACAATCTGCTCACCACCAACCAGGGGCGTCTGCGACTATTAACGCGCACATACATACCTATTGCGTAAGGAAGGCTTTATATTTAGCCAACttaggaacaaatcaaattattttatgaaatattagaatagaatagaaaaacgtttattgcaaaaaccatctacatacaaattttaatttacacacatataaatttaagaaagaagatcttatacactaaacagttaaaacgttaaaactattagtagcttaaactaacatgcaataataatCGTAGTATTGATGTTGCTATAGAGGCTACAAATGGacaccactcagcatatgctctAAAAGAATTACATTACAGTTTATACTCTTAtgtttaactagcgacccgcccggcttcgcacgggttaacaaattatacatagaccttcctcttgaatcactctatctattaaaaaaccgcatcaaaatccgttgcgtagttttaaagatctaagcatacatagggtgggacagcgggaagcgacaacTTTtacacgattaagtcccgttttagtacctaattaatcATTATTTTTGAGTTCTTTTCGTCATAGAACTAGTTTTTAGTCAAAGATTTAGGTTTTGATACGTATATATACTTGCCTCACGATCAACGTTTTAATTGCAGCCTCGCTACCGCCGGACCTCTAGTCGCCCTGGACTCGTACCTCCACGGCGGTTTGATTGTGACCCCCTGGGAGTTCTTCCGCTTCAACATACTACATGACATCGCTTCTTTCTACGGGCAGAACCCTTGGTAAGtcttaatgtaatttttttttctctttttatctgcaatcggctgttttagccataatcagatgttATGTCTTTTTTGAGGGTTTTGAGAGGTATTCCATTAAATACTCTCTCTTGACTTTGATAGAATTTATCTTCTAGTAAATCTTCTTCtcttaatgtaaataaataaatatattcatgtTATTTTGTTTGTATTAATCATACATTGGTGTTTGTGTTACCATTAGCAAAGCCTAACGGCTTTAACCTaacggttaggttaggttacctatgtataatgtaggtatgcaaGATAAAATGTCAAACATAAAGACATTAGTACAATGCTATGTctgtgtttctcgtgtttttatttctatgtggaataaaatatatacatacgaggggcggctgaaaaattaaagagagtattaaagtaaatgttaattattaatcgttaataatcgttagtaatggcggcaatatttaaactgccagaGGCGGGGgaaaaagtagcatagttttttttttaatttgtcttttttttctagcttaggccgcgaatatttcagcctcccctcgtaCATACATAAGTACTACAATTAAATATGTGACGGTCGGCACTTACGCTGTTATTAAtgactaatctaatacctttaaacaagcaattcttgtttatttatttatttatatatatatatggggatctcggaaacggctctaacgatttcgatgaaatttggtatataggggttttcgggggcgaaaaatcgatctagctaggtcttatctctgggaaaacgcgcatttccgagttattatatgttttccgagcgaagctcggtcacccagatattgattGATAATGAATACTAATACTAAGTCGAACTTCCCCCGCCTCCCTGAGTCTTAAAAACTCGGGGAGATTTGGGTTCTTACTACTTTAGGGCTTCAACTTGAAGTCTCGAGTCTCTAACTTCTATTAACTTGAATCACGACACTAACTTCATATATTTCTTTCAGGCACTGGTACCTCTCCCAAGGCCTCCCAGCGATTCTCGGCATCAACCTGATTCCCGTATTACTGGCAATATATTCCATCCTGCGTTACCCTAGAGAGAACAAAACTGGCCTACTGCTCTTAGCTGTGGTTGCACTACATGTAGGGTTATACAGGTGAGAATGTACTCTAATTCTATAGACATAAAGTGGAAAATGTGTATCAACTTGATATCAGTTCTACTGGTATTATTCATCCTCCGTTACCCTAGAGAGAACAAAACTGGCCTACTGCTCTTAGCCGCGGTCGCACTACATGTAGGGTTATACAGGTGAGAATGTACTCTAATTCTATAGACATAAAGTGGAAAATGTGTATCAACTTGATATCAGTTCTACTGGTATTATTCATCCTCCGTTACCCTAGAGAGAACAAAACTGGCCTACTGCTCTTAGCCGCGGTCGCACTACATGTAGGGTTATACAGGTGAGAATGTACTCTAATTCTATAGGCATAAAGTGTAAAATGTGTATCAACCTGATATCAGTTCTACTGGTATTATTCATCCTCCGTTACCCTAGAGAGAACAAAACTGGCCTACTGCTCTTAGCCGTGGTTGCACTACATGTAGCATTGTACAGGTGAGAATGTACTCTATATCTATAGACATAAAGTGGAAAATGTGTATCAACCTGATATCAGTTCTACTGGTATTATTCATCCTCCGTTACCCTAGAGAGAACAAAACTGGCCTACTGTTCTTAGCCGCGGTCGCACTACATGTAGGGTTATACAGGTGAGAATGTACTCTAATTCTATAGGCATAAAGTGTAAAATGTGTATCAACCTGATATCAGTTCTACTGGTATTATTCATCCTCCGTTACCCTAGAGAGAACAAAACTGGCCTACTGTTCTTAGCCGCGGTCGCACTACATGTAGGGTTATACAGGTGAGAATGTACTCTAATTCTATAGGCATAAAGTGTAGAATGTGTATCAACCTGATATCAGTTCTACTGGTATTATTCATCCTCCGTTACCCTAGAGAGAACAAAACTGGCCTACTGCTGT comes from Cydia amplana chromosome 15, ilCydAmpl1.1, whole genome shotgun sequence and encodes:
- the LOC134654765 gene encoding centrosomal protein of 97 kDa-like, with translation MEESNSETLDLSRRGLKKIEKAPSDDGKTIINLILDQNELQRLDNLDTYSRVENLSICNNFLLRMHSVSRLTNIRILALNNNGILQIEGLKDLIYLKVLKLAGWLPMATIVTPHERGRYFKPSE
- the LOC134654458 gene encoding GPI mannosyltransferase 3, encoding MALPFSAKGLRPSQVVCAIVFVRILSVFLVQTWYVPDEYWQTLEVAHKQAFGYGALTWEWQKGIRSYLYPSVVAVLYTILKFTGLDYPEAVVLLPRILQALLSSAADYSFYKWTGGRKWSLFLILTSWFWFYTSGRTLLQTVETALVAIALSKFPFKDGRLGYYEKENNSWLWLACVSVFLRPTSAALWAVLGAYNLLTTNQGRLRLLTRTYIPIALATAGPLVALDSYLHGGLIVTPWEFFRFNILHDIASFYGQNPWHWYLSQGLPAILGINLIPVLLAIYSILRYPRENKTGLLLLAVVALHVGLYSLIAHKEFRFVLPLLPILMYLAQDVIVPWSRKARKWQLYLVALAILVGNAVPALYFGVVHQSGTLKVMPLLREALPNNRSSVLFMMPCHSTPLYSHLHVNITTRYLNCDPPIGKTGDTYESEAFFHNPQAWWRREYNSRQPPTFVVLFDVLKGRVESLLAGYRQIYELPHTQFPEGEVSANVLVYQKNDRPKPSDDAV